The DNA region CGACCAGCATCCCGCGCGCCTTGGCGGCCTCGTTCAGGCCGGTCAGCTCGCGCATCTCGGCGGGGTCGGCGCCGCGGCCGTGGAAGGCGACGACGAGCGGGCGCGGGCCCGAGCCGGGCGCGGTGGGCTTGTGCAGCAGGTAGTCGCGGGTGGTGCCGTCCACGCGCAGCCGCTCGCGGGTGTCGGCGGCGGCCGACGGCTTCGCGGAGTGCGAGGACTGCGGGGACTTCGAGGACTTCGAGGACGTGGCGGAGTCGGACCCGGAGTCGGATGCGTCGGCGCAGCCCGCCGTGAGGGCGAGGCCCACGACGAGGACACCGGACCAGCGGCGCACGGCACTCCGACGACGTACACGAGCGGAGGCGGGCCGTACCGAAGAGAGCGTCATACCGGGAGCAGATCAGCGCCGGGCCCCCTATGTCCAAGTTCGATATCACTCACGTATTCATTAATCTGCGATATCGTCGCTGCTCGTGGACCTGATGCGGCACCTGGAGTGCTTTGTGGCTGTTGCGGAAGAGTCACATTTCGGTCGGGCCGCCGAACGCCTCGGCATGGCCCAGCCGCCCCTGTCGCAACGCGTCCAGCGTCTGGAGCGCCACCTCGGCGTGCGTCTCTTCGAGCGCACCAGCAGGCAGGTCACCATCACCAAGGCCGGGACACTCCTCCTCGACGAGGCCCGCGAACTGCTCGCCCGTTCCGAGGCGCTGCTCGCCACCGCCCGCCGCATCCGCGACGGCGAGAGCGGCCTGCTGCGCGCCGCGCTCCCGCCGGACATCGCGGGCGAGACCGTCGCCGCCCTCCTCGCCGACTTCCGCCGCCACCACGCGGGCGTCGAGCTGGAGCTGCGCGAGCTGACCACCACCCAGCAGCTCGCCCAGCTCACCGCGCACGACCTGGACGTCGGCCTCATCCACCACCCGTGCGACGTCACCGGCCTCGAACTCGGCCCGGTGCTGCGCCGCGAGGTCGGCGTGCTGCTGCCGCGCGGCGCCCCCGCCGCCGCGCTCGCCGAGGTCCCGCTGACCGCCCTCAGCGGCTACGACCTGGTCCTCTTCCACCGCAGCGCCGCCCCCGCCCTGCACGACGACCTGCTCACCACCTGTGCCCGCGACGGCTACACCCCCACCGCCGTCCGGCACGGCCAGGGCGCCAGCTTCGTGCGCGGCCTGATCCTGTCCTCGCACGCCGTCGCCTTCAGCCCCAAGGACGCCCACCCCGCCCCGCCCCCGGGCACCGAGCCCGACATCGTGTGGCGGCCGCTCGCCGGCGCCCCGCTGGCCTGGCGGCACTCGGTGGCCTGGCCGAAGGGGCGCGGCGACACCGCGGTGGTGGCGTTCGCCGAAGCGGTCACGCGCGCCCTGCACGACACCGCCGCCCTGACCGCCGACGCGCCCCCGCGTCCGCTCCATCTGCGTCCGACCGCGGAGTACTGGCTGTGACCACGACCCCCATCCGTCTCCAGGACGCGTTCGCCGAAGCCGGCGT from Streptomyces flavofungini includes:
- a CDS encoding LysR family transcriptional regulator — its product is MDLMRHLECFVAVAEESHFGRAAERLGMAQPPLSQRVQRLERHLGVRLFERTSRQVTITKAGTLLLDEARELLARSEALLATARRIRDGESGLLRAALPPDIAGETVAALLADFRRHHAGVELELRELTTTQQLAQLTAHDLDVGLIHHPCDVTGLELGPVLRREVGVLLPRGAPAAALAEVPLTALSGYDLVLFHRSAAPALHDDLLTTCARDGYTPTAVRHGQGASFVRGLILSSHAVAFSPKDAHPAPPPGTEPDIVWRPLAGAPLAWRHSVAWPKGRGDTAVVAFAEAVTRALHDTAALTADAPPRPLHLRPTAEYWL